The following is a genomic window from Caproiciproducens sp. CPB-2.
CCGCCGTATTGAATACCTATCAGGGAATCCACAGCGCCGGCCGGAACTATGTTGAGGTAGGCCGGATCTTCAATTTAAAAGATTCTCAGATTTTCAGACGGATTGTCCTTCCCTCCGCACTTCCGTCCATTGTTACGGGAATCCGCATCAGCCTTTCCAATTCGTGGATGTTCGTTGTGGTCGCCGAAATATTCGGCGTCACTTCCGGAGGGATAGGCAATATGATGAACGACGCGCGAGAAGCGTTTCGCATGAACATCGTGATCATGGGAATCATCGCAATCGGAATCGTGGGTCTCCTGTTAAATCAGGTCCTCTCGCTGCTTGAGCGGCGCCTTCTGGTCTGGCGCCTTGCGGAGCGAAAGCCGTAAGCGTGAACAGGGCGGCCGCACCGGAATCCGCCGCCTCAGTTGAGCGCGGAAAAATTCCGGCTACATTAAACGAAAGGATAAACCGTTATGTCACAGAATAACAAAGATCCTCTTATACAAGTGGATCATCTGCATAAGGAGTTTACGATTGACGGGCAGCAGATTGAAGTGCTGCGGGACATCAACATCAGCTTTGAGGATGGCCAGTTCATCAGCATTGTCGGAACCAGCGGATGCGGAAAAAGTACGCTGCTGCGCATTATAGCGGGCCTGGAAAGCGCAACGCAGGGCAGCGTCTGTCTGGACGGAAAGGAAATCACCGATTCCTCCGGGGACTGCGGTCTGATCTTTCAGGAGTCCAGGCTGTTTCCCTGGCTTACCGTTGAAAAGAATGTCGGGTTTGGAATTTCACGTAAAACGGTAAGTAAGAAGGAAAGGAAAGAACTTGTGCAGCGCCATATTGAGCTGGTCGGTCTGAAGGAGTTTGAAAAAGCGTTCCCCTCTCAGTTGTCGGGCGGTATGCAGCAGCGGGCCAGCATCGCAAGAAGTCTGGTGACCGATCCGAAGGTACTGCTTCTGGACGAACCCTTCGGTGCGCTGGACGCCATTACCAGGATGGGAATGCAGAATGAAATCCTGCGCATCTGGAAGGCGGAAAAAAAGACAATGGTGCTGGTGACGCACGACATTGACGAAGCGATTTACCTTGGGGACACGGTCGTGGTGATCTCCAGCCGGCCTGGAGAAATTAAGCGGGTATTCCACGTTGACCTTCCAAGGCCGCGAAGCCGGAACACAGAAGATTTTTTCAATATCAAAAAAGAAATTTACACCCAATTGTTCGGCGAAAAAACCTACGAGCTGGAATATTACCTGTAACTGCCGCAATACGGCAAACGGGCACGGAACATGCTGACGACCCGATAAGAAAACAAAAGGAGTTTAAGAATGGCAATCAAAGAATTCCGCTACACCATCTGCCCGGTCGGAAATGCCAGTTTTCTTTCTGCAAATCGGGAAGGCTTCTTGTATGACGCATTTCGACCGCTGGGAATCCGGCCTGTTTTGCTGCAGAGCCTGCCTCGTGACAGGTGGTTGGCACATTTTACCTATCAGGACCCCGCGCTCTTCCGGGAAGGCGGAAATGTACCGCCGATCTGGGCGAAGTCGAACGGGACGGAGGTCGTCCTACTTGGCCTTACGATGCATGCGCAGAAAACCTATATTCTGACACGCATGGATTCTCCTGTCGATTATGTGGAGGAACTGCGCCATAAGAAATTGGCGCTGCCGACGCGTCCGGAATATCCGGTCGTCGATTTTTTTAAATCTGACGCCGAGCATCTTTTCCGCAGCGTGCTCGCGGCGAGAGGAGTCGGCACCGCCGAGGTCGAATTTGTGGAAATCCCGGCCAGCGAGTCGGAGATCAACATTACGTCGGACAAAACGAATCATTTCGGAAAAGCCGAGGCGGATGCCCTGGAGGCCGGAAAGGTGGATGCGATCGTCAGCAGCGGTGTACGTGCCCTACGGCTGATGCTGACAGGAAAATTCAAGACAATTTTTGAGCTTGGCGCGCATCCCGGTTCGATTTCTACCGTCTGCGGAGAATATCCGCATATCCTGACGGTCAGCAAACAGCTGGCGGACGAAAATCCGGAAGTAGTTGTGGAGTACCTTAAACAAACAATTCTGGCCGCGGAATGGGCGAAAACAAACCTTTCCGGGACTCTGGCTCTCTTTTCCAAGCAGCTTCACGCGACACCCGGTGAAATTGTAACGGCGCTGCCGCGCGATTTTTACAAGCATCTGACGCCCGGATTCTCCAAGGAAGGTTTGCTGGCGCTGGAAGGCCAGAAGAAATTTCTTTATGATCGCGGTTACATAGCGAAAGACTTTCCTATTGAAAAATGGGTGGACGAAAGCTTTCTTCGTGCAGCGCTGTCCGATCTTGGAAAGAACATATCCCTTCCAAATGTAGACGGCTGAAAAAATTTTTCTTTAATTACCATGGCGGATCAGAACAGCTCTATGTCTTTGAAGAGACGCTTGACAATGAGACCCGCGTTACTATTCGGAAAGGTTTCATTTCCATTCCCACAGAATTTCTCAAAAGAAATGGCTTGAAGCCTGGGGGTAGACAGCTTATATCTGCGGGCATCGAAGACGGCATGAAAGTTAACGCAAAGGAAGATATATTATAAAAAAGAGCATGAAAAAAGGCAAGCAGAAAAAACTGCTTGCCTTTTATGGTGGACGTTATAGAACTCGAATCTATGACCTTTCGCACGTCAAGCGAATGCTCTACCAGCTGAGCTAAACGTCCATTTTTTGAGTGCTCGATTATTATACCTTAAATAGCTCTAAAAATCAATATAAAATTTCAAAAAAATCTCATTTTTATTTCCTTCGCTTGTTTTCGACCGGGGATTAGCCTATAATAGAACATAATATTTTTGATGTGAGGTGTTTGCTATGCCGATAGGCCTTGTACTGGAAGGCGGCGGTATGCGTGGGGCGTATACGAGCGGCGTGCTGGAAGTTTTCTTGAACCATGGGATCGAGTTCCCGAATGTCTACGGCATTTCGGCCGGCGCCTGCAACGCGCTCAGCTATATTTCCAGGCAGAAGAACAGGAATTACGATATTTTTTATCAGTATATCGGGGATAAGCGATATATCAGCGTGGAAAATTTAAACCGGACCGGTTCTTTGTTTGGTTTTGACTTTATTTTCGGAGAACTTTTCCATACGCTTCTTCCGTTCGATTATGAATCCTTTTTCAATTCTCCGGTTGACCTGAAGGTCGGCGCTACCGACCTGAAAACCGGTCAGACGGTCTTTTTCGACAAGGCGAATCTGGATGAGGATTTCACCGCGGTCAAAGCCTCCAGTTCGCTGCCCTTCATTTCCAACACCGTTTCCTACCGGGGACATGAACTGCTGGACGGCGGCTGCGCGACTCCGATTCCGATCGAGCGCTCTATTTTTGACGGAAACAATCTGAATGTGGTCGTACTTACCCGTGACAGCACCTACCGGAAAAGCCCGCGCCCGGAATTCCCGCGTTCGGTGCTTCGTGTAAAATACGGGGAGTACCCGAATTTTGTAAATACCATGCAGGTCCGCGCGGAGGTTTACAACAATGAGCTTGAGGTCTGCCGCAGACAGGAGGCGGAGGAAAAAGCAGTCATCGTCCGTCCCAGCAGGCCGATCGTGACGGGCCGGTATGAGAAAAACCCGGAGGTGCTGAAAGGGATCTACGAAATGGGAATGAGCGACTGCGAAAGAAAACTTCCGGAAATCCGTGCTATGATGGCGCGCGCATAAATAAAGATGAAGGGACGGATGTTATCCGTCCCTTCACTTGACGATAACCGGTGATCGGTCTATATTATACATTATTATACATTGCTCATGAGTTTGCATTTAAGGAGGCCGTACAAAATGCTGAAACGAGCTGCCGCCGTCATTTTGGCGGCTGCGATTCTGCTTTTTTCCGCCGGGTGTGCCGGAAGAACAACGCAGAATGTCCGTTTTCGGGTGGTGACATCCTTTTATCCTTTATATATTATGGCCCTGAACATCACCGACGGGGTGCCCGGCGTACAGGTGGACAATATGGCGGGGCAGCAGGCGGGCTGCCTGCACGATTATCAGCTGCAGTCGAAGGACATGAAAAATATAGAGCAGGCGGATGTGTTCGTGATGAACGGCGCGGGCATGGAAAGCTTTATGGCCAAAGTGACATCCCAGCTGCCCAATTTGCGGGTGGTCGATTCGAGCGAGGGAATTTCCCTTTTGACGGATGAGAGCGGGGAGAAGAACCCGCACATCTGGGTTTCCATTTCGAACTGCATCCGGCAGGTTTCCAACATCGAAAAAGGTCTGGCACAGGCCGACCCGCAGAATGCCGAAGCTTACCGGAAGAATGCACAGGACTACATGGCGGAGCTGAGCGTACTGCGTGATAAAATGCACAGCGAGCTGAGCCGTATCGCGAACAGGGATATCATTACCTTCCATGAAGCTTTTCCGTATTTTGCCGAAGAATTCGACCTGAACATCGTGAGCGTGGTCAACCGCGAGCCCGACAGCCAGCCGAGTGCGCGCGAGCTGGCGGAAACCATCCGGCTGATACGGGGCAGCGGCGTAAAAGCCGTTTTTGCGGAGCCGCAGTATCCGAAGTCCGCCGCCAATATTGTAGCAAATGAAAGCGGCGTGAAGGTATATTCGCTTGACCCGGCGGTGGCCGGGGAAAACAGCAAAAACGCCTATCTTGACGCGATGGAAAGCAACCTGAAAACACTCGAAGAGGCGCTGAAATAAAAGGGGAATGACATGGATACTTGCAAATGCAGCATACAGATACGCAGCCTTACGGTGAGAAAGCACGACGGGGTGATTCTTCACGACGTCTCCTTCGATGTGCATCACGGAGAAATTCTGGCGCTGATCGGACGCAACGGCGCGGGCAAAACCACGCTGCTCAAAGCGCTGCTGGGGCGTATTCCCTATACGGGGACCGTTGTGTTCCACAATTTTAAGGGAGAAAAGATTTCCAACCCCCGCATCGGCTATGTTCCGCAGAATCTGGTATTTGACCGCTCCATGCCCGTTACGGTCGGCGACATGCTCTGCGCCAACATGAGCGGGTTCCCGGTCTGGCTGGGTCATAACAAAGAAAGGCTGAACCGGGTCCGGCAGACGCTTGCCGCGGTCGGGGGCAGCCCCGCGCTCTTAAACAAACGGATTGGCAGCCTTTCCGGCGGGGAAATGCAGCGTGTGCTGCTCACGTTTGCCCTGGACCCGAAGCCGGACCTTTTGCTTTTAGATGAACCGGTGTCCGCGGTGGACCGCAGGGGGATAGAGGTCTTTTACGACCTGGTCACCTCGATGCGCGCGGAACACCAGATGCCGATCATTCTGGTGTCCCACGACCTTTCCCATGTGGAGAAATACGCGACGCGCGCCGTGCTGCTGGACCGCACCGTTCTGGTCAGCGGCAGCGTCCGGGAAGTGATGAGAACGCCCGAGGTGCAGGAAGCCTTTGGCCTGAAGCTGACCGGAGGTGTGAAATCATGAACGCAATATATTCCTTGATCGATCTGCTTCTGCCGTTTGAGTGGACGGAATTCCACTACATGAAAAACGCGCTGCTCGCCGTTTTGCTGATCACCCCGCTGTTCGGGCTGGTCGGGACGATGATCGTAAACAACAAGATGTCCTTTTTTTCGGATGCGCTGGGACACTCCGCGCTGACCGGAATCGCCATCGGCGTTCTGATGGGCATTGACAATTATCTGATTTCCATGATGGGCTTCGCGCTCCTGTTCGCGCTGTGCATCTCGGCTGTGATGAATTCCGGCACCTCCTCCGCGGATACCATTATCGGGGTGTTTTCCTCTACCGGGCTGGCGCTCGGCATCGTGCTGCTGTCGGCTTCCGGCGGCTTCGCGAAATATTCCGGGTATCTCATCGGCGATATTTTAACGGTGCAGCCCGGGGAAATCGTCATGCTGGCATTTATCCTGCTGGCGGTGCTCGTGATCTGGTCCCTGTTCTTCAATCAACTGCTGCTGACCAGCATCAATGCCGATCTGGCCGCGAGCAAGGGCATCAATACGCGCTTTGTTGAAAAGCTGTTTGTGATCATTGTGGCCGCCATTGTAACCGTGTCGATCAAATGGGTGGGCGTGCTGATTATCAATTCCCTGCTGGTTCTTCCGGCGGCTTCGGCCCGCAATCTTGCGAAGGGGATGCGTTCCTATCACCTGATCGCCGTCCTGATCTCGCTGTTTTCCGGCGTGAGCGGGCTGATCGTCTCCTACTATACGGGTACGGCGGCGGGCGGCACCATCGTGCTGATTGCTGCGGCGATCTTCTTTTTCAGCTATTTTCTCAATCGGACACGGGAGAAAGGCTGAAACAGGTTGCGAACACTGTCGGAAATGTGTTACTATTTGATTACTGAATGGGCGATGTCCCGAATTTCGTAAGAGAACAGGAGATTTCTGAATGTTGCACCCTTATTTTAAACCC
Proteins encoded in this region:
- a CDS encoding ABC transporter ATP-binding protein → MSQNNKDPLIQVDHLHKEFTIDGQQIEVLRDINISFEDGQFISIVGTSGCGKSTLLRIIAGLESATQGSVCLDGKEITDSSGDCGLIFQESRLFPWLTVEKNVGFGISRKTVSKKERKELVQRHIELVGLKEFEKAFPSQLSGGMQQRASIARSLVTDPKVLLLDEPFGALDAITRMGMQNEILRIWKAEKKTMVLVTHDIDEAIYLGDTVVVISSRPGEIKRVFHVDLPRPRSRNTEDFFNIKKEIYTQLFGEKTYELEYYL
- a CDS encoding ABC transporter substrate-binding protein translates to MAIKEFRYTICPVGNASFLSANREGFLYDAFRPLGIRPVLLQSLPRDRWLAHFTYQDPALFREGGNVPPIWAKSNGTEVVLLGLTMHAQKTYILTRMDSPVDYVEELRHKKLALPTRPEYPVVDFFKSDAEHLFRSVLAARGVGTAEVEFVEIPASESEINITSDKTNHFGKAEADALEAGKVDAIVSSGVRALRLMLTGKFKTIFELGAHPGSISTVCGEYPHILTVSKQLADENPEVVVEYLKQTILAAEWAKTNLSGTLALFSKQLHATPGEIVTALPRDFYKHLTPGFSKEGLLALEGQKKFLYDRGYIAKDFPIEKWVDESFLRAALSDLGKNISLPNVDG
- a CDS encoding patatin-like phospholipase family protein; the protein is MPIGLVLEGGGMRGAYTSGVLEVFLNHGIEFPNVYGISAGACNALSYISRQKNRNYDIFYQYIGDKRYISVENLNRTGSLFGFDFIFGELFHTLLPFDYESFFNSPVDLKVGATDLKTGQTVFFDKANLDEDFTAVKASSSLPFISNTVSYRGHELLDGGCATPIPIERSIFDGNNLNVVVLTRDSTYRKSPRPEFPRSVLRVKYGEYPNFVNTMQVRAEVYNNELEVCRRQEAEEKAVIVRPSRPIVTGRYEKNPEVLKGIYEMGMSDCERKLPEIRAMMARA
- a CDS encoding metal ABC transporter substrate-binding protein, which gives rise to MLKRAAAVILAAAILLFSAGCAGRTTQNVRFRVVTSFYPLYIMALNITDGVPGVQVDNMAGQQAGCLHDYQLQSKDMKNIEQADVFVMNGAGMESFMAKVTSQLPNLRVVDSSEGISLLTDESGEKNPHIWVSISNCIRQVSNIEKGLAQADPQNAEAYRKNAQDYMAELSVLRDKMHSELSRIANRDIITFHEAFPYFAEEFDLNIVSVVNREPDSQPSARELAETIRLIRGSGVKAVFAEPQYPKSAANIVANESGVKVYSLDPAVAGENSKNAYLDAMESNLKTLEEALK
- a CDS encoding metal ABC transporter ATP-binding protein, translated to MDTCKCSIQIRSLTVRKHDGVILHDVSFDVHHGEILALIGRNGAGKTTLLKALLGRIPYTGTVVFHNFKGEKISNPRIGYVPQNLVFDRSMPVTVGDMLCANMSGFPVWLGHNKERLNRVRQTLAAVGGSPALLNKRIGSLSGGEMQRVLLTFALDPKPDLLLLDEPVSAVDRRGIEVFYDLVTSMRAEHQMPIILVSHDLSHVEKYATRAVLLDRTVLVSGSVREVMRTPEVQEAFGLKLTGGVKS
- a CDS encoding metal ABC transporter permease, with the translated sequence MNAIYSLIDLLLPFEWTEFHYMKNALLAVLLITPLFGLVGTMIVNNKMSFFSDALGHSALTGIAIGVLMGIDNYLISMMGFALLFALCISAVMNSGTSSADTIIGVFSSTGLALGIVLLSASGGFAKYSGYLIGDILTVQPGEIVMLAFILLAVLVIWSLFFNQLLLTSINADLAASKGINTRFVEKLFVIIVAAIVTVSIKWVGVLIINSLLVLPAASARNLAKGMRSYHLIAVLISLFSGVSGLIVSYYTGTAAGGTIVLIAAAIFFFSYFLNRTREKG